From the Papaver somniferum cultivar HN1 unplaced genomic scaffold, ASM357369v1 unplaced-scaffold_13695, whole genome shotgun sequence genome, the window ATATCTAGAGCTTGTGTAAAAAGGATATATCATATATCCTTTCCAAACGATGTACTTTTGTATAATGTTTAAATCTTATGAAGTTTGTATCTGTTTCTATAAAGGATTTTATCTTCTCTTATTTTAAAAGCCTCTTATGACGTGATAAGAAGAACCACAAGTTCAGCCATATGAACTGCTTTCGTTTTTTAACTTATTGATTCGAAAAAAATAAAGTGTGTATATAGAAATTAAATTAGCATATAAAAAAACTCATTTTTGAATTTCGCCAGACTTATCGCAGAAATCTTTTTATACAAGGCTGGTGCCTATGTTTGATGAATGCTTATCTTTCCTCTGGCATAACAAAAAGATGCATGTATCAGACTCTTCAGATTTTATCTAAAAGAGTTCATAAGAGAAGATGCATCCTCAAACAAGATCTCAAACTAAAATTCTAAGATTTTGAGTAAGAAAGTTTACAAAGAAACTTTTAATCTTGATAATCATGTCAAGAAATTTGAGTGTAGACAGAAAAAGTTCAGACGAGGCTGTATCATCACAAGCAGGAGTGACAGATCTTCTTGTTCAAAATAGGTTAATATTAAGATTGATATTTTCAATCTTCGTCAGATTCTCATCAGTATTGTTGAAGCTCGTTACAAACAGACGAATTACTAAGATATGTTATCCCTAACCAAAggaagctgattaaacttggaacaTGTAATGGGTAGTATGCTCGAAACGTTAGATGTAAGGTTAATGTTTTAGAccgtgaacataatcaaggtatcGACAATCATACACGGGAATTCAGTCGTGATTTTGAGGAAGAATGCCCCGAAAAGTTTGGGGATCTAGAAGATGATCTCTGAAAAGATGGATCTAAGTTTAATTGTAGTCTAAAGATTAAATTGGAACCAATTAATCGACTGTTGATTAACATCAATATTCGTGTAGTATATTCAAAACTATCAATATGATGCAtggcggaagcgttgaatagaATAAACACTAAAACCACgtgtttccgagataccactctcgaGGGAAACACTactttaatattaaaataaagagctctttatatagataactcttCCCATATTTCCTAAACTATCAAAATACTTATTACCTAAAATAAGAGATATTTCTAAACTAATAAATCCCTACATAAATAATTATATTACTAAAATATTCTTAATaaatgaaaataacttaattaactataatattatttttattgaataacgattattacatgaaactagttggaagcctaacaagctaagctccaacgacatactactacattaattgaacaggttgttgtgctagcctaccagcgagcctcatgggtaacctagccaaaggagccgaagcggatggcggctgagattgtgtcacaagggggtaaactaactctaccttccatgttaatttctgcaatattacacCCTTGTGGACtcaaacctgggacctcctggaacgcatgaaactttgggaaacgacgatgaccagctgagctaggtgcccgttctaaataataatactaataaataagataataataccaataaacaaatatattttctttCGTTAAGTACTCCACCACAATATAACTTAATGATAActttttatttataaaatataTGTCATTCATATCGATAGTTTTGATTGTAATATTTGTTTTGATTGATGAATCTCTTTGTGTTATTTAATGATGAAAAGAATTAATTTTTTATCTTGCTTTTGGTTTATGAAATAAACTTCGAATTTTCCTATGTTTCGGTTTCATAGTTGACTTATTTTCTTATGGATTGTGCTTAACGCCCATTGTATTGATTTCAATACATTTTTGCTTCCTCCAAATGATGGCTTATGTTTGAACATTGTTCACTATTTTCCCTTATCAATCTTCCAAAGAGTGCACTGATGGTGGTGGAAAGCCATTGGGTgatcataagagaatgatcacTAAGACAATATAAAAGTGAATAATTAACATAGAAGATGGTACTTTTTCAAACAGAATCAAGCATTTGCTAAATGCACTACTATTGGATGCACACCATAACTTTTTGCCAGTTGACTAGATTGAACTTTGTTGAGTAGCATCACTGTTGGAAGAAAGCACAATGTTAGAATTGACGAGTGCAAAACTAATTCAGATGATACACAACTAGACCGGACAAGGTAAATACTATACAACAACTATTAATTTGTATTTTTTAGAGAAACAAccgagaaaaagaaaaatgaaaacaaactcttcttttgaaattaatattAGAAAAAGTGTGCTTAATTTCCAACATAAGACATAAATCTCCCTTCTACTTGCACCTGATCAATTTACTAATTTCTCTTTTAATCTTTCAGTTTTCTGCAGTTATCCTTCTTGTTTATTGGTCTAGGGTTTGGAGATATTTGATTGGAGAGACTTAGTAGTTATCTTACTATCTTCAACGTTAGGTATAAAAATGGTAAACAAAGAGAAATGGTGGGTCTCTTTAACTCTCTATTGATCATGTCAAATCTGTATATAATGAGTTGTCTAAGAACAGTGTTGGTGTATCCAATATTCATCAAATGGAAGGTAAAGGTTGGCTTAAATTGTGGCATATGGAAGTACCTCACAAAATCCAAATGTTTTTATGGAAATGCTGCCAAGATACTCTTCTAGTTAAAACAAAACTATTCAGCAAAAACAACAATATGGATCAGCTGTGTCTTTTGTGTCTTAATTCCGAGGAAACTAGCACACATCTCCTTCTTCATTGTCATTTTGCTGAAGTCATATGGTTTGGAATATCTGCCTCCCTCTTACAATCTTTAAAAGAGAAAAATTCTGTTACAGATTGGATAGTTTCCTGGTTCTGCAACAACAACTCTTTAGAAGCTGAGAATAAAGATATGGCTTGTCTTGCTGCCTGCACCCTTTGGCATATCTGGATAGCCATATGTGAGAGAGTATTTGAGAATAAAATGCATCATCCTAATAGCATAATTCATATAATAAGGCATTGCATACATTCTTTCTCTAACTCAAATCTCTCTGTTAAATCTAGGGACTGCATTGTTCCTAACCATTGGAAGAAACCACCTGTCAATTGGTTGAAACTAAACATTGATGCTTCAGTTAAAGATAAAAATTCTAATGCTGGTTTTTCCTTAATCTTTCGTGATCATACAGGGAAATTCTTGGGGGCCATGGCATACTCAGCAGTAGCAAGGGACATCCATCAAGCTGAAAATCTTGTCCGCCTTCAAGCTCTCAGATGGATAAAGGATTTAGGATTCAAACAAGTTATCATTGAAGGAGACAATCAGGCTGTAATTAATTGTTGTAAGGGAACTGTCAAAGGCATCAAATGGGAGGATCAAAATATATTGTTGGAGTGTCGATCTTTATTTCATAGTTTAGAGTTGTGTGAAGTTTCTT encodes:
- the LOC113334329 gene encoding uncharacterized protein LOC113334329, which encodes MACLAACTLWHIWIAICERVFENKMHHPNSIIHIIRHCIHSFSNSNLSVKSRDCIVPNHWKKPPVNWLKLNIDASVKDKNSNAGFSLIFRDHTGKFLGAMAYSAVARDIHQAENLVRLQALRWIKDLGFKQVIIEGDNQAVINCCKGTVKGIKWEDQNILLECRSLFHSLELCEVSFQTRLCNHVADKLAKFARSSVHFQIWWDDPPNIISQALEQDSYMGIPGLMPNMLKTLHAQKPKPTPTEK